The genome window TGGATCCTACGACAGATGTTTCCAGGGGCGGACTCAAGCTGTGATCGATGTGGCCAGAATTCTGCCTCGTTGTCACATGTTTTGGACATGTCCTAATATCGCCACCTGCTGgtctaaatgtttttaaaaaacagctcccACAGACACAGTAATGGCACTTTTTGTGGCACCATATCTGCTCCAAGATTTTACACATTGGTCTGGGCAGGTggggggggttgtttgtttttttctccccctcctttGTATATACTTATTTAGGTATATGTATGTATAGACACAGATATATGATTGCTTATATAATGGTAATTATACTTTATGTAAAAGGAGAGGAAGGAAGGGAAAACTCTGTCACTGTAAATGAGGCACAATTAAACCCAATATTTAGCTTCATCATTAGGATTTTTATGCGTGACATCTGTTTGTAGACTTATAGAATTGTATGTAATTATACATGTATGTTGTATGTTGAGGTAGGATCAAATGAGTTTACCTTTAAGTCTGTTTGTACCAACCCTTTCTTTGTCTCACTGTTGTTtaaagtgtattttgttgttattttagtcatgttcaaaataaatcaatcattcagtgacaaataaaatcaaataaataaaaataaacaaggcctgactcctacctaactcttttaagccaggcacttcCACCTCCGCTCGCTGTgtctcagccaccatcgctcTGGCAGACAGAGCGCTAGagccagagcaggggagagctggaacaaaccattttggaagggagggggggttatctatacttttgttgttaaagtgtTACGTCTCAAACAAGTACAGcactgtatgctttttatatttttagtagtgtgtcacacaaacagcaaatattgtaaaaaaaaaaaaaaagaagtaagaaatctttgggggtgctttgattcattttggggAATCACTGAAGCACccccaaaaatgggctaaaatcgcccctggtacgaccattggagatgtgagcaggacagacggaactttgtttgcaaaactcagttacttttttgaagaagtaactatataattaattgcccaacattggtcttTATATCCTgtatttgcagacagagttacagacccTCTCCCACAGAGTCAGACTCATAAtacagtcagagctttataacaaaaaaaaaaacaaagttgtgttttcaaaattgcagttgaagttatttttccttccaacagtgttaacatgctgcacaggtcatgaacaagatttttgttttcattgtaagtgggataaagcagttaattaaaagtagtctaacataaatgtaaatgctgtaatttgttattttaataaacatgtaacttggatgctggcgtgaccacagtgacCACGTCTGCTGTCGCTCACCCTGGTCCAAGggccgctcagggagtttgtgtgttcagacacatgaaacattagagggaacattggtcacCACCACACTTTAGTCTGTGGATTCGTTAACGTTAGCTTATAGTTGTTTCTGGAGCATAAATACACAACTCAGACAGGTAGAAGCTCGCTGTTAACTGACTTAGAACCAAAAAGTAGGATGTTAAATTAGACAGGAACAGGGAGGCCAGCGCTGGGGTTACAGGCTCCTTAGTGCCCGTCAGCAGGCGAGCAGCTGCATTTGGACCAACTGGAGATCATGAAGAGAGGCCTGGTCCAAACCAAAGTACAGAGAACTGCAGCAGTCCAGTCTGCAAGTAATGGACACATGAATAACACGTTCACAGACATCAGCTGCAAGGTGTGGCTTTACCTTGGCTCGCTGTCTCCAATGGACAACGCTGGAGTGGACTACTGCGCTCACCTGACTACACAGTTTGACTTCCAATAGGAAAGATCAGCGTGTTAAAAGCTAACTAACTAACCAGGCTGCTCCTTTGGTAAAATTCCCTTCCAGGTTCCTGTGTGTGCCTTTGCTGGTTATAGGAGTGCCTGTCATACTCAGCCGCCTCCACAGGACGCTGCTTAACTCCGCACTCGCCTGCCTGCTCACCCTCCAATGCTCCCTTTTCACTGGTGCAATATCCATGTGGATTACTGGAAACGCTGCCTGGACTcattctcttcttctcctcacCAAGACCACATCCTTTCACTGATCTGTGCCACCTCCTGGCAAACATTATCCCGTGTGAGTGTACGATACAGAACGCCGAACTAGGTCCTGCTGTTTGTGCTGGGCTTTAGATTGGTTAACAATGATCGCCTCAGGTGCTGGTGGGCAGCAGGGTGCCGGTACAAATGTGCTACTCTTacatgaagacaaaagaagaggCAACAAGAGAGAAGGAAAGGCAGGCGTGTGGCAGTGAGGGACTGTTACAGGGAGAGAGCTGGCTGATATGATGGAGACAGAAGGAAAGAAGGCCGATATATGCAGGAGAGCAAGCAAAGTTCCAACTGTTCCATCATGGTGTGGACAGGAAGTGAAATGGAGGAGAAGATCAAATAGTCTGGTGGAGGTAAGTGTCAGACAGGAGCAGGTGGAAGAAGGATGAatggaggaagctcagaggATAATGTACCTGTGCAGGTGTGCAGCTGTGGCACTCTAACCAGGCTGTCTGGTACATGATAGAGGAGTACCAGTCTATGCAGAGGGGACAAAGTGGGTGGCCTCTGTCCCTTAACAGGGTCGTGGACCAACTATTGATCATGTGCCTCACCACACGCGACAAGGTGTAAAGACAGGCGGCAGCGGATCTGTGGAAGCTGTGATGTTTCTTACATGTCATTCTGTTTTCACTGCGCATTCAACCATACTACGTCCACGCGTGTGCTGTGTTGATAACATTCTGTCATTTCCACGGTACAAAAGTGGGACAGCTCTTAGAGCCAAGCCttctgtttgtgtgggtgtcccCAGCACGCGCACGCAGGAAGTTCCTTTCCTGTCGAGAACGCGAGATGACGTAAGCTGCTTGCCGCGCAGTGATGATGGCGGTTCGTGAACGCGCAGTAAAAGTAATGGCTGCTCTGGATCGGCGGGTTCCTAGCCTCGATGATTTCGTGGGTCAAAGCTGGACTGCCTGGGCCGATTGGGCGGGCATGACGCCGGCGGATGGTAAGGAAACACCCTGACACAAACACTGATCGGTACGGAGCCATTTAACGGAAGCAGCAGTGTTTATTTTCGCGGAAACGCAGGACGGAGCTAAACATGTTACCCAAACAAAGACCCTACCGGGTCCTAGTGCTGGGTGGGTAACATGTTGGTCTTCACTAGGTTACAAAAATTATAATTGTAAGGACACAGTCATTGTAGCATGATTTCCACCTGTGTGGTCATAAAACAGTCTGCAGCGTTTAGGGGAGACCATTCGTGTGGAGAAAACCGGCAGGGCTGGCTGACATCAGAGCGGAAGGAAGCTAGTGTGGACGGCTGGCCGTGGAAAGCGAGCATACAAGCTACCATGCGAGCCCGACTAGCCGGTGGCGACGAGGTAGTTAGCatcagcatgctaacgctagcaGCAGCCGGATTCAGAGCCGGTGACGGAGGAGGAGTCTGACGCTTCTGCACCGCTGGCCCATCCTGTGATAGAAGGAAACATTTTGCGTGTCGTTCCCACTTCGCTTCCTAAACAATGATACTCGTGGACTCGCCACACGATTCCTCATATATGTGGCTTCTGCCCACAGTGTTCTTGCTAGCTTAGAGTCACTGTTTGGCGTTTCTCCAGTGCTGCTCTGCCCATTAACTGTCAGATAGTCTCCCCACCACCCAGTGCCATTAGCTACTGCCTGCTGATCGTATACTTGGACTACGAGTACTTCCTGAAGAAACGAGATCTGAGTCAATTACATAACACAGCTTATTAATATGGGCTATGTGTGATGTAAGATGAGCATTACTAATGGTGATACCAACATCACAGCTGACAGTGGCTGTCTTGAACATGTGTTTCAGGGCCTGATGTGGATGACTGCAATAAGAATGGCAAAAAGGCTGCAGAGGCAATGTCACTCAGTAAAGAGGGTAAGTGTGCAGGTTGGAAACATGCCTCATACTTATGGATCTCAGCTTTTCTAACAAACACACCTTTGCACATACACATGCTGGATGCTGTTTATGAGAACATGACACCACAACTCGGGGGGTACCTGACAGTGCGTGTGAGGATCACACGGCCATAAGAGCCAGACAAGGCTGATCTGAAGCCCCCACTGTTCTTAGTTTGAATCTGCTGTGCAGGTTTGGTTAAAAAACTTTGGCCAGACTCCGAATGTTTCGTCAAAGTTTAACAATGAAGAGTCTTCACAGAGCTCACGCTGAGTTTCAGGTCGCTTATCGTGAACACAGCTTTTGTTGGAAATAGGCTTaaatttctatttttcttttgtagtTATATTAACAGCTTATAACACTACACAAGCCACATGCTTTGTAATGCTGTGCATTGTAACACGCGTCTGTGACGACGGTGTGTTGGAGCGTATTTGGCACGTAGAGGAGCGTGAGTGTTTGGCACGTGCACGCCAGCTTCGTCGTTCTAAGTGAAGCTTTGCAGCGTTTCCGGCCTGTGGTTCCAGCTAGCACCAAGCTCCTGCTCATGGTGCACATCAGGGGAGCCTCACCAGTTGATGCCATCATTTACAATCCGATTTTTATGTCAGTGAATTTCTCATAAAGGTTTGTGTTTGTAACAAAGTGCACGCTAAGGTTGGGCGACTGGACATGTTGACCGACGACAGGCTGATCTGACTCCTCCATCATTGTCTAACTGCTTCGATCGAGGGCTGGATAGCGTTAGCTTCTATAAAGTGTGCACGTCCAAACTTTTACTCACAGTTATTGGCTTCCACATACCGACGTGTTGGCGTGTGGCTGTGCTGCAGATGCATGAAAACAGCCAGCTTCTTATTAAGACCACCAGGAGGCTGACTGGCCCGTCACTGGTCAGGGCAGCGGATGCATTCTGGTCCCCAGTCGGGTGGATTTACGTGAGCCTGGCTGAGCACTGTCGTGTGATCATCCTGTATACCTGCACGCCTGCTGCTGGGGCGGGATGTTGACttgcacatacatacatactgtTTGACCCAGAAAGCGGGGAGTTTATTTGTGAGCAGGGGAAGAAGTGGATGGCTATCAGCCGCTAAAAAGTCTTTACCGACTTATAATTCTGCTAATGCGCTCATGCTGTTTTCTCTAAGACACGGCTCCACTCATGATGCCTTCAGTAGACACACGGGACTCGTTCACTGACAAACACAAGCTGGGAAAGAGGAGATGTGTTGGTGAGCACAGAGATACAGAGCTCATCACATCATTTCAATAAACACGCTCGGCCTGTTTTTGGAGATGATGTGAGAGGATACCTGCTCCCCACAGTGTGCAGCATGTGTGCACCATGATGCTGTGCACATTCAGAGCACGCGTCAGCGAGAGGGAGCACTCAGCTTTAGTAGTTTAGAAGTATTTAGGATCTCGCACCAAGTGAAAGATGCTAACAGCACCACAAGGTGCTCTTTGTGCCTATGACGCGTGAAAACTGCCGACCTTAAATGACAGAAACGAGAGTCACAGCTGGTTTACTGTTCGGTGTGCGTGCAGACGTTCACGTGCAGACGTTCACGTGCAGACGTTCACGTGCAGACGTTCACGTGCAGACGTTCACGTGCAGACGTTCAAACACCTTTTCAGCTGGTGGATACATTTGTGCTGCTGCTACATTTTGCAGCGATAGTTTCACGGCATGTTTTGCAAAGACTGCATTTTGTTCGACATCCTCCTCGTGAAATCCGAACGACATGCATCTGCAGCATGGGTTACATGCAGACAGCTTAATATTTCCATGGCAACCTGTACTCAATGGTTCCCATAAAGCCACTTTAACCATTGCACGTGGAAAAACCCGCGATACGTTGAGTATATTCGATATATCGCACACCCATACCTTGTTAGTGAGTGAAACAAAGCCTGAAAATGTCATCACATTCAACTGAGTCTGCAAATACTTAGTCGGGTAAGTAAGCCCCGACTTACAGCTTCTCCATGGAACAGGCTACACAGTAGAAGCAGATCCAGCAGCACAGCAGGCTACGAGCATGTCAGTCGCAAGAAGCACGTGCAGATTTAGGATGTTTGAAACCGTAGGTTCCTCTAAGTGAGAGTACGTCTTTCTGTGTTCTCCACTCTTCTTCAAGACATGTCCATCTTTGGCCTCTACCCTGGCCATGACGACTTCTACCTGGTGGTTTGCAGCCATTGCGGGCAGGTCGTGAAGCCACAGGCCTTTGAAAAGCACTGCGAGCGGAGACACGGGCCTGTGGCCAAGCTGTACGCCCGCTTACGCTCTCCCACCCCGGCACCGCAACCCCAACAGAGAAGCCATCACGGCCCCTCTCCTCCTCATGGGACCAACGCTGCTTCGTGGGAGGGTCGAAACCAGGGAGTCGGGCAGCTCCGGGCGGCTCCACCTTCACCCGTCACACCACCACAGTACAGATACTCGAAAACTTCCAAGGACGGAGTGCGGTAAGAACACAGTCCAGTCAAAATGTCCGAGCTTGATTAAAGCAATAATAGATGATGTCAGCTGTTCAGAGTGTAGTGGCTAGCTTGGATTGGACGTGCAATGATTTTGTTCGTCTAAATCCTCTGTACAAATGTTGTAATGTGTTCTTATATCTAATTGAAATGACAAACAGCGAGTGTTGGCCTCTCTTTGTAGCGAGTCATCCAAACCACACAGCAGcacattaatgactaacctttaAACCTGATGCTCTTtgtcactgtgctaatgtgtttGCATTATTACCCTAGCTCTGTAGCTAGCTGAAGCTCCAGTGAGCCATAGTCATAATCTTTGATCAGGTAACAGCAGAACCGTATGTTCTGGTGCATCATGTCTAGATGGAAGCTAGCACCATAGATCCTCCATGGATGCTGACTGTAGAATAACACCTGTCATAAGCTAAACCTTTTCTTGGGGATGAAAGGCTGTTGGCTGTTTTTGAACTCGGTGCTTGCTGGAGTCTGGGGACCACAGACAGGGTTGCACCCAGAAATGAGGTGGGACTTGTCTGTGGTAGAATCTGTCTCAGCTCATCGCCACTCGAGTTTTCTCTCAAATAcacatttgacttttttattttcgaGTTTTGGTGAGTTGAAGCCCTTTGGCGTGTCCTGATGTGTGCTACGCGTAACCTGCTCGTGGCAGCACCCGTGTCATCGTTCCAGCTGGTAGGAAAGGATTGGTGTTTGGAGAGAAGCCGGCATGAAAGTGGGCATCTTCTTCAGTTCCTGACATACTTGGTGGAGCGTGGTGGATTATCATGTTAAAGTTATTAATCACAGCTCAGTACAAAAGCCTCACACACCTTTCTATCCAAACCTTGTGTTTGCGACCAATCAGCACAGAGCTGTGTTAGAGAGACGAACACGTGATCTGAGCGAGCACAGCTAATGTAGAGCGCAGGACTGAAACATTAGAGCCCTCTTATTCACACATGGTTGTTTTTCATTGGCTACGATGACAAACTGTGAACTTCTTCTCTCGTCACCAAGACACTCCCCACTGGAGAAGTCCCACAGCAGTCACTTTGACTCTTCGGTATTCAAGCAGCCACCACCTCTCGAGCCTCCCATGAGCTCCCCACCTCCGTCTCTCAGAGATCCCCCTTGGCCACACGGAGCTACTCCGCCTGGTAGATCTTCACCCAGTGACAGGCACCCCACAGTGAGAAAGGATTCCACTCAAACCTCCGCTGCCACACGCCACCGCATCCCCAGACCCTACAACAAAGTGGCTTCCAGTGAGTACAAGTTCAGACGTGCAGGCAATAGAGAAAGTAGATGTCAGTAGAAGTGTGGTGCGTTCCCGAATAAGTCGGAAGTCGATGCCAagttttaaaggtttttgtttCCCACTCGGAAAGTCCGAGCCAACCAATGTGACCCGAGGTAGCAATCCAAGATGGCGGCACTGTTAAAACAAGCCGAGCGTCACTCCGAGCTATTCTGGAACGCTGCGTTCATGTGTCTGTGCGATGTCTTTGTTCTGTTTGAGTCTGCAGCCGGCGTCTGCTGACACACAGCGTGACGCGCTGTGATGCATCATGAAGGATCAGCCTGCCGAGTGCAGAGAGCGCAGCTGCGGCCGTCTGCAGCCGCGCTCCGGCCGCGCTGCAGACGGCCGTTTGCTTTCAAATAGAATGAAATCGTGTGTCCACACGTGTGGACAACAGACGTGAGCTTGTGCTGTCACACTGTGGCTCACGTGGCTTCTGTGTGTCCTCAGAGAGGAAGTGCGACTTGGACAAACACTGCGGCGTCCTTGACCCCGACAGGAAGAAAGTGTGCACCCGCCTCCTGACATGCAATgtaagcaacacacacacacacacacacacacacacacacacacacacacacacacacacacacacacacacgcgtgctGTCCCATGTTAGTGCCTCAGTGTGGGTAAGTACAGGGTGAGGCGTGCTGTCAGGCTGTGACCCAGTGACAGGGCAGCGTGTGGGCTTCGAGCCTGTCCGCCATGTTCAGCCCTCACGCACACTCATCATGCTGTTATCACTGAACGTTTGTGTAAACCTGTGTGTCACATGTCATTCTGTCATTGAAGTTGTCCTGCACAGCCGTGAGTCCTTTTTGTTTTCCACTGGATCGATCTCCTCAACAATGTGATATCAAATATGTGACAGAATCCCATCGTGGTCTTCACCACAGCTCTCCCACTTTCAAACTGGTGTGAGGTCCAGTCTGTCCCAAACTCGGTGTCTTTCCATCTCGTGTTGAGCTCTGAAAGCACCAATAAAGCCTATTCTTCATAATATTTCCAGAAACATCTCCTGTGCTCCTTACACGTCACCATAGGTGTGGCTGAAACGTCGCAGTATAGAGTAACAATGCAGGATTGGAACGTGCAGTGCATCAACACAACACGCTCTGACAGTGATTCACACACGGCTCCAACCTGCCACGGAGCATCCTGAAACAGGTGGTGGCCATACGTCAGTCACACTGGAGGGAGGTTCACAACACGCTGTGGCTGAGCTCCCTGCACTGAAGACAACAGCTGATAAAAGACTGCAGTGCAGGAACAACTCCAAGCTGTCCATCGACATGTGAAGGAAACGAAAGGCAGGAGAGCCAGGACCGCCCACTGCTGGGACAGGAAAAAGCCGCCTTGGCGTTTACCACAGTGCACGACGAGACCATCAGAGAACAGAGCGAGGCCTACCAAGGAGACGACACAGTAGCTACAGTCAGACACCGTTGCTGCCTCTGGCCTGACGGTGTGCGACGCATCATGAGATCTGAAGACTACCAGTGTAGGGTCAGTGTGAGACAGCTGGGTCAGAGGTCACGGGACCAGCAGGACCAGGACCCCGACACGCCTCTGTTTGTGTGAAGACGACACGCTAATCTGAATCCCACTGATCACGCATGGAGACGTGTCAGAACTGCGCCCTTCAGGAGAGCGGTCGACCATCGCAGGCCAGACGTGCAGCTTGTTGATGAGAGAGGTGACCGACTGCAGTTATTCTTCTGAGCTGTGTGTGAAACGCTGTCAAGTCTTTAGTGTTGATCCACTGCACATACAGGAAGTAAACATGTGTACACCAAAACAGCTCTGTGGGAGAAATGGTGCTTCTGCTGGGAACACTGGGGGGTTCGTACGGGCGCTTCATTAATGGGGGACAACTTGTGCTGTGTTCAGATGACAATGTCCTCGACTGTGGGAGGAGTTTAATGTGGACTCTATAGGTGGGGGATGATGTCATCTTTCAAAAGCACTGTTATACTGTCCTGTTGTTGAAAGAATCGATTCTGAAACTCCACAGTATCCAGTCAGTCCCATCACACAGGCCTGCTCAGAtccacagcaaacacacaatctGATCTGTCCTTCCCTCAGATTCACTCCATCCACCAGAGGAGGAAGGTGGTGGGCCGCAGCAAGAACTTTGACCAGCTAGTGGCAGAACTCAAGACCAGGGTTCGAGAGAAAGGGAGCCCAGCCCTGGAGGGAGGCTCCTCGACGGGACAGTCCCTCAGCCCAGAGGCCCCCAGGGAGCAAGCTGGTACTCCACACTGCAGGAGACCTTTGGTCACCCTCCCTGCCTTCAGGTTGTGAAGAATGCTGAAGCTAAGGATGCTTATAGAAGAAGTTAGGACTCTTCTAGAGATAAATAATCATCTTTTTACTGATTATAGTGGCTCAAACATGGTTTGGCTTGCAGGATTCATGTGTAGTCAGCTGCTGGGCAACTGTTTTATCAAGCAGCTAACAGCTGCTGCTGTAACATAGACGTGCTGGACTGATGGTCTGCTAAACTAACACCCAGGTGTTCGTTCTGTTACATAATCCCCAAACAGAGCAAGTTTAAAGGCTTCTCAGATGAGTCCACCAGTTCGCGGCTCAGTACAGCGTGTGCATCAAGTGTAGGGAAGGAGCTGATGTGGTGCTGCTGAGGGTGTAACTGGATCTGGATGGTCCTGTGTGTGTTCTAGTTGGCCTACGGCTGTGGTAGAGAGTGCCCCAGAGGAGGAGAGCCAGCGGTCGGATGAGGGTAATCCCAGAGTCCCCTCGCCTCTGGTCCACGGACGAATCTCGAGCGATGAAAGCGAGGCCGAAGGAAACGACGAGCGAGCTGAGTTTCCATCTTCGGCTGCGCATCCCAGACCAGCGGCGGTGAGACTTACTGGGGCTCAGCAGCCACAGAGCCCAGCCTCTGATCACCACAGGCTGAGACGTTACACAGGGACAGGAGGACGCCCATGCTGTGTCCTCATGTCCCCAAGGACACAGGGGAGACGcacacacgggagacacacacacgggagacgcacacacaggagacgcacacacaggagacgcgcacacagcagacgcacacacagcagacgcacaggagacgcgcacacacaggagACGCGCgcacacagcagacgcacacacaggagaCGCGCGCACACAggagacgcacacacaggagacgcacacacaggagaCGCACAGGAGACGCgcacacagcagacgcacaggAGACGCgcacacagcagacgcacacacaggagacgcgcacacacaggagacgcgcacacacaggagacgcgcgcacacacaggagacgcgcacacacaggagACGCGCGCACACAggagacgcacacacaggagacgcgcacacagcagacgcacacacgggaGACGCGCACACGGGAGACGCGCACACGGGAGACGCACACACGGGAGACGCACACACGggagacgcacacacagcagacacacacacagcagacgcacacacaggagacacacacagcagacacacacacgggagacacacacatgggagacacacacacagcagacgcacacacaggagacacacagcagacgcacacacaggagacacacagcagacacacacacgggagacacacacacagcagacacacacacagcagacgcacacacaggagacacacagcagacacacacacaggagacacacagcagacacacacacatgggagacacacacacagcagacgcacacacagcagacacacacacagcagacacacacacgggagacacacacacgggagacacacacgggagacacacacatgggagacacacacacgggagacacacacacagcagacacacacacagcagacgcacacacaggagacacacagcagacacacacacagcagacacacacacgggagacacacacacagcagacacacacacgggagacacacacacaggagacacacacacaggagacacacacacgggagacacacacacacagcagacacacacacacacacagcagacacacacacagcagacgcacacacaggagacacacagcagacacacacacagcagacgcacacacgggagacgcacacacgggagacacacagcagacacacacacgggagacacacacacagcagacgcacacacaggagacacacagcagacacacacacagcagacgcacacacaggagacacacagcagacacacacacagcagacgcacacacaggagacacacagcagacacgcacacacaggagacacacagcagacacacacacgggagacacacacatgggagacacacacacagcagacgcacacacaggagacacacacaggagacacacacagcagacacacacacgggagacacacacatgggagacacacacatgggagacacacacacagcagacacacacacgggagacacacacacagcagacgcacacacaggagacacacagcagacacacacacgggagacacacacacggcagacacacacacagcagacgcacacacaggagacacacagcagacacacacacgggagacacacacatgggagacacacacacagcagacgcacacacgggagacacacacacgggagacacacagcagacacacacacgggagacacacagcagacgcacacacaggagacacacacacgggagacacacagcagacacacacacgggagacacacagcagacgcacacacaggagacacacacacaggagacacacagcagacacacacacggcagacacacacacagcagacacacacatgggaggcacacacacgggagacacacagcagacgcacacacgggagacacacagcagacgcacacacagcagacgcacacacagcagacacacacatgggagacacacacacgggagacacacacacgggagacacacagcagacgcacacacgggagacacacagcagacgcacacacgggagacacacacacgggagacacacacagcagacgcacacacgggagacacacgggagacgcacacacgggagacacacagcagacgcacacacgggagacacacagcagacgcacacacgggagacacacacacaggagacacacacgggagacacacacacagcagacacacacacacaggagacacacagcagacgcacacacacagcagacgcacacacggggGACGCACACATGGGGGAcgcacagcagacacacacacgggagacacacacacaggagacacacacagcagacacacacacgggacacacacacagcagacacacacacacgggagacacacacagcagacacacacacacgggagacacacacagcagacgcacacacaggagacacacagcagacacacacgggagacacacacacaggagacacacacagcagacacacacacaggagacacacacagcagacacacacacagcagacacacacacacag of Maylandia zebra isolate NMK-2024a linkage group LG5, Mzebra_GT3a, whole genome shotgun sequence contains these proteins:
- the atxn7l2a gene encoding ataxin-7-like protein 2a isoform X1; this encodes MMAVRERAVKVMAALDRRVPSLDDFVGQSWTAWADWAGMTPADGPDVDDCNKNGKKAAEAMSLSKEDMSIFGLYPGHDDFYLVVCSHCGQVVKPQAFEKHCERRHGPVAKLYARLRSPTPAPQPQQRSHHGPSPPHGTNAASWEGRNQGVGQLRAAPPSPVTPPQYRYSKTSKDGVRHSPLEKSHSSHFDSSVFKQPPPLEPPMSSPPPSLRDPPWPHGATPPGRSSPSDRHPTVRKDSTQTSAATRHRIPRPYNKVASKRKCDLDKHCGVLDPDRKKVCTRLLTCNIHSIHQRRKVVGRSKNFDQLVAELKTRVREKGSPALEGGSSTGQSLSPEAPREQAGTPHCRRPLVTLPAFSWPTAVVESAPEEESQRSDEGNPRVPSPLVHGRISSDESEAEGNDERAEFPSSAAHPRPAAVCSFGSRVLGQGIYTFDRRLHHLRSAFSSMLEQHISAHLWKKIPQAADLQSPPPPAKTITSVSPTIMSSSSSHSKVRTGSHISSSLKTASSSSSSSRGPGRPPTSTQLENYGSNSSSSIAGSHGRPKNPVGRPSKQMLKLREQVATAAVLRKRKVPSQEGEHSGPDRNCIVLQDRGRPPSNTSSLSSKAHAQTNGTLSPSSKPHPQPSPTDAQSPSTKAIWTYRRTHPPLGDPSPTANSHSRACVGDSGLHGQGSGRVFEHQMGTVKKRKAGRTEDNAPSSKPSAHCLTSSSSSSSATSSPRSNFYPWKDNKSGTLSGGVEKKLGTQKVGLDEGKWVY
- the atxn7l2a gene encoding ataxin-7-like protein 2a isoform X2, whose protein sequence is MMAVRERAVKVMAALDRRVPSLDDFVGQSWTAWADWAGMTPADGPDVDDCNKNGKKAAEAMSLSKEDMSIFGLYPGHDDFYLVVCSHCGQVVKPQAFEKHCERRHGPVAKLYARLRSPTPAPQPQQRSHHGPSPPHGTNAASWEGRNQGVGQLRAAPPSPVTPPQYRYSKTSKDGVRHSPLEKSHSSHFDSSVFKQPPPLEPPMSSPPPSLRDPPWPHGATPPGRSSPSDRHPTVRKDSTQTSAATRHRIPRPYNKVASKRKCDLDKHCGVLDPDRKKVCTRLLTCNIHSIHQRRKVVGRSKNFDQLVAELKTRVREKGSPALEGGSSTGQSLSPEAPREQAGTPHCRRPLVTLPAFSWPTAVVESAPEEESQRSDEGNPRVPSPLVHGRISSDESEAEGNDERAEFPSSAAHPRPAAVCSFGSRVLGQGIYTFDRRLHHLRSAFSSMLEQHISAHLWKKIPQAADLQSPPPPAKTITSVSPTIMSSSSSHSKVRTGSHISSSLKTASSSSSSSRGPGRPPTSTQLENYGSNSSSSIAGSHGRPKNPVGRPSKQMLKLREQVATAAVLRKRKVPSQEGEHSGPDRNCIVLQDRGRPPSNTSSLSSKAHAQTNGTLSPSSKPHPQPSPTDAQSPSTKAIWTYRRTHPPLGDPSPTANSHSRACVGDSGLHGQGSGRVFEHQMGTVKKRKAGRTEDNAPSSKPSAHCLTSSSSSSSATSSPRSNFYPWKDNKSGTLSGGVEKKLGTQKPKLHH